Proteins encoded within one genomic window of Candidatus Nezhaarchaeota archaeon:
- a CDS encoding Lrp/AsnC family transcriptional regulator, with product MVRFSNLELLRILRENARTPFLRIAKQLGVTETAVRKRVRRLEEEGIIVRYTVEVDFKKLGYEVHAFIGIDTKPETLIDTIKSLKGLEEVVSLYSTSGDHMLIAECLFKSSSDLVKFIDKLNSMSGVTRVCPAIVIEKIK from the coding sequence ATGGTTCGTTTTTCGAACCTGGAACTATTAAGGATACTAAGGGAGAATGCGAGGACCCCATTCCTAAGAATAGCTAAACAGCTTGGCGTTACCGAGACAGCTGTTAGGAAGAGAGTTAGAAGGCTTGAAGAAGAAGGTATCATAGTGCGCTATACTGTTGAAGTGGACTTCAAGAAGCTTGGCTATGAAGTTCACGCCTTCATAGGTATTGACACGAAGCCTGAAACCCTAATAGACACTATTAAGAGCCTTAAAGGGTTAGAGGAAGTTGTCAGTCTATACTCCACGAGTGGAGATCACATGCTGATAGCTGAGTGCTTATTTAAGAGTAGCAGCGACCTCGTGAAATTCATTGACAAACTGAACTCAATGAGTGGTGTCACTAGAGTCTGCCCTGCAATAGTTATCGAGAAGATAAAGTAG
- a CDS encoding peroxiredoxin, whose amino-acid sequence MPLIGDKAPSFVANSTKGVIRFPDDYKGKWVVLFSHPADFTPVCTTEFVAFQKRYEEFKKLNCELVGLSIDQVFSHIKWVEWIKEKLGVEIQFPIIADDMGCIAQMYGMIHPGKGTNTVRAVFIIDPEGIIRLILYYPQEIGRNMDEILRAVRALQISDAEKVAIPANWPNNELIGNKVIIPPPKDIQTAMERPKKYECFDWWFCYRSL is encoded by the coding sequence ATGCCTCTTATAGGGGATAAGGCTCCAAGTTTCGTGGCTAATAGCACTAAAGGGGTAATAAGGTTCCCCGACGACTATAAGGGCAAGTGGGTTGTACTATTCTCCCACCCAGCTGACTTCACGCCAGTGTGCACTACGGAGTTTGTCGCCTTCCAGAAGAGGTATGAGGAGTTTAAGAAGTTGAATTGTGAGCTTGTGGGGTTAAGCATAGATCAGGTTTTCAGTCATATAAAGTGGGTTGAATGGATTAAAGAGAAGCTTGGAGTTGAGATTCAGTTCCCCATAATAGCCGATGACATGGGTTGCATAGCCCAAATGTACGGCATGATACATCCGGGGAAGGGTACCAACACCGTTAGAGCTGTATTCATAATAGATCCTGAGGGCATAATTAGGCTGATACTTTACTATCCACAAGAGATTGGTAGGAACATGGATGAAATACTTAGAGCAGTGAGAGCTCTCCAGATATCTGATGCAGAGAAAGTAGCTATTCCAGCGAACTGGCCTAACAACGAGCTGATAGGCAACAAAGTAATTATACCGCCTCCAAAAGACATTCAGACAGCCATGGAGAGACCGAAGAAGTACGAGTGCTTTGACTGGTGGTTCTGTTACAGAAGCTTGTAG